A window of Campylobacter ureolyticus contains these coding sequences:
- a CDS encoding ATP-dependent Clp protease adaptor ClpS has translation MQEVKTNEVVETKDKKELFFPTLYDVILHNDDKTTMDFVVDIVVQIFNKSTDEAVNLMLKIHNQGLAVCGTYTKEIALTKQNEVLMASKVANFPLKCTVKEKR, from the coding sequence ATGCAAGAAGTAAAAACTAATGAAGTTGTAGAAACAAAAGATAAAAAAGAGTTATTTTTTCCAACTTTATATGATGTGATTTTACACAATGATGATAAAACAACAATGGATTTTGTAGTTGATATCGTCGTGCAAATTTTTAATAAAAGCACGGATGAGGCAGTGAATTTGATGCTTAAAATTCACAACCAAGGACTTGCAGTTTGTGGAACATACACAAAAGAAATCGCCCTAACAAAACAAAATGAGGTTTTAATGGCATCAAAAGTGGCAAATTTCCCACTAAAATGCACAGTAAAAGAAAAAAGATAA
- a CDS encoding thioredoxin domain-containing protein codes for MKKYLLTLLTAFLIFGCSNEKEQKQENISISQNKSYFKVGEKITLKNTLGKEVTIVRTKKGFKLDGENKLLMIDIFGTFCKPCQTEAPHLMDFQLNNKDDFMMIGLIHFEEVSDEYIMENFTKKYNAYYFIANSDKNPNEEIINQILSDLNYQRSLTVPFKVMYNQNGELEKLSNFNNPAGEYYYNGAISTSVLKDDFERINNARSKN; via the coding sequence ATGAAAAAGTATTTATTAACACTACTGACAGCATTTTTAATATTTGGTTGTTCAAATGAAAAAGAGCAAAAACAAGAAAATATCTCAATATCTCAAAATAAAAGCTATTTTAAAGTTGGTGAAAAAATAACTTTAAAAAACACTTTAGGAAAAGAAGTAACCATTGTAAGAACTAAAAAAGGTTTTAAGCTTGATGGCGAAAATAAACTTTTGATGATAGATATATTTGGAACATTTTGTAAGCCTTGCCAAACAGAAGCTCCACATTTAATGGATTTTCAACTAAATAATAAAGATGACTTTATGATGATTGGACTAATTCATTTTGAAGAAGTAAGTGATGAGTATATAATGGAAAATTTTACTAAAAAATATAATGCATATTATTTTATAGCAAATTCCGATAAAAACCCAAATGAGGAAATAATTAATCAAATTTTATCTGATTTAAACTATCAAAGAAGCCTAACAGTGCCATTTAAAGTTATGTATAACCAAAATGGAGAGCTTGAAAAGCTATCAAATTTCAACAATCCAGCAGGTGAATACTACTACAATGGTGCAATAAGCACAAGTGTTTTAAAAGATGATTTTGAAAGAATTAACAATGCAAGAAGTAAAAACTAA
- the smpB gene encoding SsrA-binding protein SmpB, giving the protein MKVLAKNKKAFFDYEILEKFEAGVALKGSEVKALRAGRANLKDSFVRIIKGELFLLNAHISHLNTTNPYYKPDEKAPRKLLMHRYQIDKLLGMVTKDGLTIVALLLYLNNKNIIKAQIAIAKGKTLHDKRETLKRKTADKEAKMAMANFKKGKI; this is encoded by the coding sequence TTGAAAGTATTAGCAAAAAACAAAAAAGCTTTTTTTGACTATGAAATTTTAGAAAAATTTGAAGCTGGTGTCGCACTAAAAGGCAGCGAAGTAAAAGCTTTAAGAGCTGGCAGAGCAAACCTTAAAGATAGCTTTGTAAGAATTATAAAAGGTGAGCTTTTTTTACTAAATGCACATATTAGTCATTTAAATACAACAAATCCATACTATAAGCCAGATGAAAAAGCTCCTAGAAAACTTTTGATGCATAGATATCAAATCGATAAACTTCTTGGTATGGTAACAAAAGATGGGCTTACAATAGTTGCGTTATTGCTTTATTTAAATAATAAAAATATAATAAAAGCTCAAATTGCTATTGCAAAAGGAAAAACTTTGCATGATAAAAGAGAAACTTTAAAGAGAAAAACTGCCGATAAAGAGGCAAAAATGGCAATGGCAAATTTTAAAAAAGGTAAAATTTAA
- a CDS encoding 4-(cytidine 5'-diphospho)-2-C-methyl-D-erythritol kinase, whose amino-acid sequence MKSYAKLNIFLKITGTRGNYHEISSRFILYKSLFDKICFEKSEFQNSGEDLDIISNIKIDGENIINKAFKELLKTKFKDKISDFFKTHKVILEKNIPMGAGLGGGSSNAAAFLNLTNQTLNLNFSKKELIEISKNTGSDVAFFITEFESANVSGVGEIVENFNDDIPNLEVFTPSIFASTPEIYAKFRADFMNKIDLNLAKKLKNLSTKEILKKYKNYELNDLLAPFQAINLNFKLKENEFLSGSGSSYFRIKG is encoded by the coding sequence TTGAAAAGTTACGCAAAACTTAATATTTTTTTAAAGATAACCGGAACAAGAGGAAATTACCACGAAATTTCATCACGCTTTATCTTATATAAAAGTCTTTTTGATAAAATTTGCTTTGAAAAGTCAGAGTTTCAAAACAGCGGCGAAGATTTAGATATAATATCAAATATTAAAATTGATGGAGAAAATATTATAAATAAAGCTTTTAAAGAGCTTTTAAAAACAAAATTTAAAGATAAAATTTCTGATTTTTTTAAAACTCATAAGGTGATTTTAGAAAAAAATATTCCGATGGGTGCAGGACTTGGGGGCGGCAGCTCAAATGCTGCGGCATTTTTAAATTTAACAAATCAAACCCTAAATTTAAACTTTTCAAAAAAAGAGTTAATCGAAATTTCAAAAAATACTGGAAGCGATGTGGCTTTTTTTATAACTGAGTTTGAAAGTGCAAATGTAAGTGGCGTTGGCGAAATAGTAGAAAATTTTAATGATGATATTCCAAATTTAGAAGTATTTACACCAAGTATTTTTGCCTCAACGCCTGAAATTTATGCTAAATTTAGAGCTGATTTTATGAATAAGATCGATTTAAATTTAGCCAAAAAATTAAAAAATCTATCAACAAAAGAGATTTTAAAAAAATATAAAAATTATGAACTAAACGATCTTTTAGCTCCATTTCAAGCTATAAATCTAAATTTTAAGTTAAAAGAAAATGAGTTTTTAAGCGGGAGTGGGAGCAGTTATTTTAGGATAAAAGGATAA
- the truB gene encoding tRNA pseudouridine(55) synthase TruB: MNALFVANKPIGISSNFFLSKLKRKYGVKKAGFSGTLDPFASGSLIIAFGDYTKFFRFLNKTPKIYKATLWLGAKSKSLDNENIQSIKNISLFDKSIIEMIVKNLQGELTYTPPKFSAKKINGKRAYEMARNDEEFELKECKMNIYESKIINYSHPFLTILLSVSEGAYIRSYAELFSIKLGCDITLSALNRVSEGKFKYENEKFLNPFEYLNLKENFYLGDLNDLILGKKLNFKNLKFIDNGEYLLNLGEFYSIVQIENNQVKYLWNRIKI, translated from the coding sequence ATGAATGCTTTATTTGTTGCAAATAAGCCAATAGGAATTTCATCAAATTTTTTTCTTAGCAAATTAAAAAGAAAATACGGCGTTAAAAAAGCAGGTTTTTCAGGCACCCTAGATCCATTTGCAAGTGGAAGTTTGATAATTGCGTTTGGTGATTATACAAAATTTTTTAGATTTTTAAATAAGACTCCAAAAATTTATAAAGCAACACTTTGGCTTGGAGCAAAAAGTAAAAGTTTAGATAATGAGAATATACAAAGTATTAAAAATATCTCTTTATTTGATAAATCAATTATTGAAATGATAGTAAAAAATTTACAAGGAGAGTTAACATACACGCCGCCTAAGTTTTCAGCTAAAAAAATTAATGGAAAAAGAGCCTATGAGATGGCTAGAAATGATGAAGAGTTTGAACTTAAAGAGTGTAAAATGAATATTTATGAGTCTAAAATAATAAATTATTCACACCCTTTTTTAACCATTCTTTTAAGTGTCAGCGAAGGAGCTTATATAAGAAGTTATGCCGAACTTTTTAGTATAAAACTTGGATGCGATATCACCCTAAGTGCTTTAAATAGAGTAAGTGAAGGAAAATTTAAATATGAAAATGAAAAATTTTTAAATCCATTTGAATATTTAAATTTAAAAGAAAACTTTTATTTAGGCGATTTAAATGATCTGATTTTAGGTAAAAAGCTAAATTTTAAAAATCTTAAATTTATAGATAATGGTGAGTATTTGCTAAATTTAGGCGAATTCTACTCCATTGTACAGATAGAAAATAACCAAGTAAAATATCTTTGGAATAGGATAAAAATTTGA
- a CDS encoding ATP-dependent helicase, producing MQSILQGLNEEQKKAATHIDGAMLILAGAGSGKTKTITSRLAYLISQGIPVDSTLTLTFTNKAALEMRNRALNLINKTKLDAYPLLCTFHKFGLLFLKFYMSELKRKNNFVIIDTDDKKKIIKKFQSDLSTSVLANEISKMKNSLVSVEDALNNSTLINDYAKKESGFYQKVAKVYKEYEDTLKNENLVDFDDLLGLPYKILAKNRTLCEEISQKYRYIMVDEYQDTNELQFKLLEKLCLMHENLCVVGDDDQSIYGWRGARVENILNFKDQFKNVTLIKLENNYRSTQNILNTANNLIDCNQNRLGKKLIGTKEKGEEVTLMESEDENYETNKISNAIKKLINSGEELKNIAVLYRVNALSRALEDGLTKARIPYKMVGGMKFYERAEIKDMISYIRLILNPNDDFSLRRIINRPKRGVGAASLEKLENIAKNQNLPLFETLNNTSNLGKKSQLMLTQLYEDILELKEKDNFYDIINELDETFKLKEFYKELPEGDDKIANIDEFLAMLKDALVNEPNFDLEEFLNELSLQSEQDNISEDGISIMSVHASKGLEFNHLFVIGMEEGFFPLIGDHTDIEEERRLAYVAITRAKKTLTLSYSNSRFYKGKRQNLDKSRFLSEAGLCESALVFEKSTNFKKGDLVKHKLFGIGRVTNVGEYKNELKLSINFGGIHRDIISSFVEKVV from the coding sequence TTGCAAAGTATTTTACAAGGACTTAACGAAGAACAAAAAAAAGCAGCAACACACATTGATGGAGCAATGCTTATTTTAGCTGGAGCTGGAAGTGGAAAAACAAAAACTATAACTTCTCGCCTTGCATATCTTATATCTCAAGGAATTCCTGTAGACTCAACCTTAACACTTACTTTTACAAATAAAGCAGCTCTTGAGATGAGAAATAGAGCCTTAAATCTTATAAATAAAACAAAACTTGATGCTTATCCACTGCTTTGCACATTTCATAAATTTGGACTTTTATTTTTGAAATTTTACATGAGTGAGTTAAAAAGAAAAAACAACTTTGTCATAATTGATACAGATGATAAGAAAAAAATCATTAAAAAATTTCAAAGTGATCTATCAACTTCGGTTTTAGCAAATGAAATTTCAAAAATGAAAAACTCTCTTGTAAGCGTTGAAGATGCTTTAAATAATTCAACATTAATAAATGATTATGCTAAAAAAGAAAGTGGATTTTATCAAAAAGTTGCAAAAGTTTATAAAGAGTATGAGGATACATTAAAAAATGAAAATTTAGTTGATTTTGATGATTTACTTGGACTCCCATATAAAATTTTAGCTAAAAATAGAACACTTTGCGAAGAAATTTCACAAAAATATAGATATATAATGGTAGATGAGTATCAAGATACAAACGAATTGCAATTTAAACTTTTAGAAAAACTTTGTTTAATGCATGAAAATTTATGCGTTGTAGGAGATGATGATCAAAGCATTTATGGCTGGCGTGGCGCAAGAGTTGAAAATATTTTAAATTTCAAAGACCAGTTTAAAAATGTTACTTTAATAAAACTTGAAAATAACTATCGCTCCACTCAAAATATACTAAATACAGCAAATAACTTAATTGACTGCAATCAAAACCGCCTTGGTAAAAAATTAATCGGAACAAAAGAAAAAGGCGAAGAAGTAACTTTAATGGAAAGCGAAGATGAAAACTACGAAACAAATAAAATTTCAAATGCTATAAAAAAACTTATAAACAGCGGCGAAGAGCTTAAAAATATCGCAGTTTTATATAGAGTAAATGCTCTATCAAGAGCTTTGGAAGATGGCTTAACAAAAGCAAGAATTCCATATAAAATGGTTGGCGGAATGAAGTTTTATGAAAGAGCTGAGATAAAAGATATGATAAGCTATATAAGACTTATTTTAAATCCAAATGATGATTTTTCACTAAGAAGGATTATAAATCGCCCAAAAAGAGGCGTTGGTGCAGCTTCTCTTGAAAAACTTGAAAATATTGCAAAAAATCAAAATTTACCATTATTTGAAACTTTAAATAATACTTCAAATCTAGGTAAAAAATCACAATTAATGCTTACACAATTATATGAAGATATTTTAGAGCTAAAAGAAAAAGATAATTTTTATGATATTATTAACGAACTTGATGAAACTTTTAAACTTAAAGAATTTTACAAAGAACTCCCAGAAGGTGATGATAAAATAGCCAATATCGATGAGTTTTTAGCAATGCTTAAAGATGCACTTGTAAATGAACCAAATTTTGACCTAGAAGAGTTTTTAAACGAACTAAGTCTTCAAAGCGAGCAAGATAACATAAGTGAAGATGGCATTAGTATAATGAGCGTTCACGCAAGCAAAGGCTTAGAATTTAACCATCTTTTTGTAATAGGGATGGAGGAGGGATTTTTCCCTTTAATTGGAGATCACACTGATATTGAAGAAGAAAGAAGACTTGCTTATGTGGCAATAACAAGAGCTAAAAAAACACTAACTTTAAGCTATTCTAACTCAAGGTTTTATAAAGGAAAAAGACAAAATCTTGATAAAAGTAGGTTTTTAAGTGAAGCTGGGCTTTGTGAAAGCGCATTAGTGTTTGAAAAAAGTACTAATTTTAAAAAAGGTGATTTAGTAAAACATAAACTTTTTGGAATTGGTCGCGTTACAAATGTTGGTGAATATAAAAATGAACTCAAACTTAGTATAAATTTTGGTGGGATTCACAGAGATATAATATCGAGTTTTGTGGAAAAAGTAGTATGA
- a CDS encoding M3 family oligoendopeptidase, whose amino-acid sequence MNWNLKEFFSSENEFNEFIKKIKNEAIIFNKTYKDNLEKLDNSEFINALQTLEKINENISKALTYRYLAFAKDTTKGKDLASSELICNEISQNLLFFEIEFNNLEKTKKDKFINASPKYKYHLELLSKEKVHQLSLLEEKILLKTSPVGSSAFARLFDETMANLDFDFEDKKIKIETLLSYLSDQDRNKRKNAALSLSKTLDANSHLLTYIYNMIKTDLNIQKELRNYKFSESSMHLYNQIEKKSVDSLIKAVEKRFDLSIDYYAKKREILGFEELYDYDRYAPIRSDEEITFEESKKIVLKAFNEFSPKFGEIAKKAFDENWIDVYPDENKTSGAFSHSAVSSVHPFVMLNFTNKKRDLFTLAHELGHAIHQYLAYKVGYFNSSTPLTTAETASVFCEMLVFDYIYQKSNNKISLLASKLEDIFATLYRQINFTTFERRVHNFEGELSKDELDKIWLEESAKMFGKSLKLNEYYKSWWSYIPHFIHTPFYCYSYSYAQLLVLALFGLYKSKKCENFVEIYTEFLTLGGSKSPKEMVEMFKLDINSQEFWQIGLNEVEKLVKKI is encoded by the coding sequence ATGAATTGGAATTTAAAAGAGTTTTTTAGTAGCGAAAATGAGTTTAATGAATTTATAAAAAAAATAAAAAATGAAGCCATAATTTTTAATAAAACATATAAGGATAATTTAGAAAAACTTGATAATAGTGAATTTATAAATGCCTTACAAACTCTTGAAAAAATAAATGAAAATATATCAAAAGCACTAACTTACCGATATCTTGCATTTGCTAAGGATACCACAAAAGGAAAAGATCTAGCAAGTAGTGAGCTAATTTGTAATGAAATTTCACAAAATTTACTATTTTTTGAAATTGAGTTTAACAACCTAGAAAAAACTAAAAAAGATAAATTTATAAATGCCTCACCAAAATACAAATATCACTTAGAGCTTTTAAGCAAAGAAAAAGTTCATCAACTCTCTCTTTTGGAGGAAAAGATTTTGCTTAAAACTTCACCTGTTGGAAGCAGTGCTTTTGCAAGACTTTTCGATGAAACAATGGCAAATTTGGATTTTGATTTTGAAGATAAAAAGATAAAAATTGAAACTTTGCTAAGCTATTTAAGCGATCAAGATAGAAATAAAAGAAAAAATGCAGCACTTAGTCTTAGCAAAACTTTAGATGCAAATTCTCATCTTTTGACGTATATTTATAATATGATAAAAACCGATTTAAACATTCAAAAAGAGCTAAGAAACTACAAATTTAGCGAAAGCTCGATGCATTTATACAATCAAATTGAGAAAAAAAGTGTTGATAGTTTAATAAAAGCAGTTGAAAAAAGATTTGATTTATCTATTGATTATTACGCAAAAAAGCGTGAAATTTTAGGATTTGAAGAGCTGTATGATTATGATAGATATGCTCCGATTCGAAGTGATGAAGAAATAACTTTTGAAGAATCTAAAAAAATAGTTTTAAAAGCATTTAATGAATTTAGCCCTAAATTTGGAGAAATTGCAAAAAAAGCTTTTGATGAAAACTGGATAGATGTCTATCCTGATGAAAATAAAACTAGCGGGGCATTTTCTCACTCAGCAGTAAGTAGCGTTCATCCTTTTGTAATGCTAAATTTTACAAACAAAAAAAGAGATCTTTTTACTCTTGCTCACGAGCTTGGTCATGCAATTCATCAATATTTAGCCTATAAAGTCGGATATTTTAACTCAAGCACACCACTTACCACAGCTGAAACAGCATCAGTATTTTGCGAAATGCTTGTATTTGACTATATTTATCAAAAAAGTAACAATAAAATTTCTCTTCTTGCTTCAAAACTTGAAGATATTTTTGCCACACTTTATAGGCAAATTAATTTTACAACTTTTGAAAGAAGAGTTCATAATTTTGAAGGTGAGTTAAGCAAAGATGAATTGGATAAAATTTGGCTAGAAGAATCAGCCAAAATGTTTGGAAAAAGTCTAAAATTAAATGAATATTATAAATCTTGGTGGAGTTATATTCCACATTTTATTCACACACCGTTTTACTGCTACAGCTACTCTTACGCTCAGCTTTTAGTTTTAGCTTTATTTGGACTTTATAAAAGTAAAAAATGTGAAAATTTTGTAGAAATTTATACTGAATTTTTAACTCTTGGTGGTAGCAAAAGTCCAAAAGAAATGGTTGAGATGTTTAAACTTGATATAAATAGTCAAGAGTTTTGGCAAATAGGACTAAATGAAGTTGAAAAATTGGTAAAAAAAATTTAA
- the sstT gene encoding serine/threonine transporter SstT, which produces MSSFQKLVKSYKDKNLIIKILAGVFIGAVIGFLAQNSDTGFINNLAAAVGTLGSLFVRALKAVAPILVFILISASFITRNFSNTKGLKFVLILYLISTVLASAIGVIASFMFPTTLVLDVTAVDASSAPTSMVEVLSGLLFKMVDNPVNALATGNYVGILTWAIGFGLALKFASPATKSLFEDLSIAITKIVQFIIQLAPFGIMGLVANSVATAGGEALMGYLKLVIVLVAAMAFVAFVTNPLLAGIVLKKNPYPLLFTCLKESGLYAFFTRSSAANIPVNLNLCRKLDLDEELYSITIPLGANVNMAGAAVVIAILTLSAVFTLGIEVSFGTALLLCFVSALGACGCGGVAGGSLMLIPLATSLFNIPNDIAMQVIAVGFIIGVIQDSVETAINSSTDVLFTAVASEATNNTKN; this is translated from the coding sequence ATGTCTTCATTTCAAAAGCTTGTAAAAAGCTATAAAGATAAAAATTTAATTATAAAAATTTTAGCCGGTGTTTTTATCGGTGCGGTAATTGGCTTTTTAGCTCAAAATAGCGATACTGGTTTTATAAACAACTTAGCTGCTGCTGTTGGAACCTTAGGAAGCTTATTTGTAAGAGCTTTAAAAGCAGTTGCTCCAATTTTAGTTTTTATCCTAATATCTGCTTCTTTTATCACTAGAAATTTTAGCAACACAAAAGGACTTAAATTTGTTTTAATCCTCTATCTAATAAGCACTGTTTTAGCCTCAGCCATTGGAGTAATAGCAAGCTTTATGTTTCCAACAACTCTGGTTTTAGATGTCACAGCTGTGGATGCAAGCTCAGCCCCAACTAGCATGGTAGAAGTTTTATCAGGACTTTTATTTAAAATGGTTGATAATCCTGTAAATGCTCTTGCAACAGGAAATTATGTTGGAATTTTAACTTGGGCCATTGGCTTTGGTTTAGCACTTAAATTTGCAAGTCCTGCTACAAAAAGCTTATTTGAAGACCTATCAATCGCGATCACAAAAATAGTTCAATTTATTATCCAACTCGCTCCTTTTGGTATTATGGGTCTTGTTGCAAATAGCGTTGCAACTGCTGGTGGGGAAGCTTTAATGGGATATTTAAAACTTGTTATAGTTTTAGTTGCTGCTATGGCTTTTGTTGCTTTTGTAACAAATCCACTTTTAGCAGGAATTGTTTTAAAGAAAAACCCTTATCCACTTTTATTTACTTGCCTTAAAGAAAGTGGTTTATATGCATTTTTTACAAGAAGCTCAGCTGCAAACATACCTGTAAATTTAAACCTTTGTAGAAAGCTTGATCTTGATGAAGAGCTTTACTCTATAACAATTCCTCTTGGAGCAAATGTTAACATGGCTGGAGCTGCGGTGGTAATTGCTATTTTAACACTTTCAGCGGTGTTTACTTTAGGAATTGAAGTAAGTTTTGGAACTGCACTTTTACTTTGTTTTGTTTCAGCTCTTGGAGCTTGCGGATGTGGTGGAGTAGCTGGTGGCTCACTTATGCTTATTCCTCTTGCAACATCTTTGTTTAATATACCAAATGATATTGCTATGCAAGTAATAGCTGTTGGATTTATAATAGGCGTTATCCAAGACTCAGTTGAAACAGCAATCAACAGCTCAACTGATGTTTTATTTACAGCTGTTGCCTCAGAAGCTACAAATAATACCAAAAATTAA
- a CDS encoding methionine ABC transporter permease, whose amino-acid sequence MKKLILFLLFLGLFFIYPFFVGDTIFVTIDNMFFKENPFFEGIFTNLSQNLKELLGNKNYQIWISILLNASWQTIYMSITATVFASIFGLILAIILVITRKNGLIENRYVYAVLDFIVNVVRSFPFIILIIVLFPFVKLIIGTSIGTNAAIVPLTIGTAPFIARLIENALIEVDNGVIEAAKSYGASKMQIVFKVMLVEAIPSLINVLTLTIIVVIGFSAMAGTLGGGGLGDVALRYGFQRFNDDIMLYTVLILIVMVQIFQMIGNYIYKKVKK is encoded by the coding sequence ATGAAAAAATTAATTTTATTTTTACTATTTTTAGGATTATTTTTTATCTATCCATTTTTTGTAGGTGATACCATTTTTGTAACTATTGATAATATGTTTTTTAAAGAAAATCCATTTTTTGAAGGAATTTTTACAAATTTAAGCCAAAATTTAAAAGAACTTTTAGGAAATAAAAACTATCAAATTTGGATAAGCATTTTGCTAAATGCTTCGTGGCAGACCATTTATATGAGTATAACAGCTACAGTTTTTGCTTCTATTTTTGGATTAATTCTAGCAATAATTTTAGTAATTACTAGAAAAAATGGACTTATTGAAAATAGATACGTTTATGCTGTGCTTGATTTTATAGTAAATGTTGTTAGAAGTTTTCCATTTATTATATTAATTATCGTGTTGTTTCCTTTTGTAAAACTCATAATAGGCACAAGTATTGGCACAAACGCTGCTATCGTTCCACTTACTATAGGAACTGCACCATTTATCGCAAGGCTTATAGAAAATGCTCTAATAGAAGTTGATAATGGCGTAATAGAAGCTGCAAAAAGCTATGGTGCAAGTAAAATGCAAATTGTTTTTAAAGTTATGCTAGTTGAGGCAATTCCATCTTTAATTAATGTACTTACACTAACAATAATTGTTGTTATTGGTTTTTCTGCGATGGCTGGAACGCTTGGTGGTGGTGGTCTTGGAGATGTGGCTTTAAGATATGGATTTCAAAGATTTAATGATGATATTATGCTTTATACAGTATTAATTTTGATTGTTATGGTTCAGATTTTTCAAATGATTGGAAACTATATTTATAAAAAAGTTAAGAAATAA
- a CDS encoding methionine ABC transporter ATP-binding protein, with protein sequence MIEVKNLSKSYGSTLVLKDINFNIKKGEIFGLVGHSGAGKSTLLRCINGLEDYQSGSLKVDGVEIKDVKGKKLRELRKEIGMIFQNFALMSRKTVFENVATPLNFWGYDRNYTKKRVDELLEIVGLNDKKDFYPAALSGGQKQRVAIARALALNPKILLSDEATSALDPSITKQILALLKRINKEFGITIVLVTHEMEVVKSIANKAVLLSNGIITNQGEIHELFLKPDKNMREFLGEEMVLPQDGINIALYFPKEVAFECVITQMARELDLNFNIVWGKIEQLSELVLGHLVINIEPKDKEKVINFIKKTGVLWEIIE encoded by the coding sequence ATGATAGAAGTTAAAAATTTAAGCAAAAGTTATGGCAGCACACTTGTGCTAAAAGATATAAATTTTAACATTAAAAAAGGTGAAATTTTTGGTCTTGTTGGACATAGTGGTGCTGGCAAAAGCACCCTACTTCGCTGCATAAATGGACTTGAAGACTACCAAAGTGGAAGCTTAAAAGTTGATGGCGTAGAGATAAAAGATGTAAAAGGCAAAAAATTAAGAGAACTTAGAAAAGAAATTGGTATGATTTTTCAAAATTTTGCCTTAATGAGTAGAAAAACTGTTTTTGAAAATGTTGCAACACCTCTAAATTTTTGGGGTTATGATAGAAACTATACTAAAAAAAGAGTTGATGAACTTTTAGAAATCGTGGGGCTTAACGATAAAAAAGATTTTTATCCAGCAGCACTTTCTGGCGGACAAAAACAACGAGTTGCTATTGCAAGAGCTTTAGCGCTAAATCCAAAAATTTTACTCTCAGATGAGGCTACTTCGGCACTTGATCCAAGTATAACAAAACAAATTTTAGCCCTTTTAAAGCGTATTAATAAAGAATTTGGCATTACTATAGTTTTAGTTACTCACGAAATGGAAGTTGTAAAAAGTATCGCTAACAAAGCTGTTCTTTTAAGCAATGGTATAATTACAAATCAAGGCGAAATTCACGAACTGTTTTTAAAGCCTGATAAAAATATGCGTGAATTTTTGGGCGAGGAAATGGTCCTTCCACAAGATGGTATAAACATAGCACTTTACTTTCCAAAAGAAGTTGCTTTTGAGTGTGTTATCACACAAATGGCACGTGAGCTTGACTTAAATTTTAATATCGTTTGGGGAAAAATTGAGCAATTAAGCGAACTCGTGCTTGGACACTTGGTTATAAATATAGAGCCAAAAGATAAAGAAAAAGTTATAAACTTTATTAAAAAAACTGGTGTTTTATGGGAGATAATAGAATGA
- a CDS encoding tetratricopeptide repeat protein → MKKVIVLLSFVCAVLLGYELEIADTAYEAGDYQKAFKYSKTACDNGEYRSCFNLGLLYNNGQGVEQNYNEAFKYYKLACNNGKYRGCFNLGGLYVNGQGTKQSYSTAKEYYGKACDLGDKLGCDAFAKLDKNGY, encoded by the coding sequence ATGAAAAAAGTTATAGTTTTGCTATCTTTTGTCTGCGCCGTATTGCTTGGCTATGAACTTGAAATTGCTGATACAGCTTATGAAGCAGGAGACTATCAAAAAGCTTTTAAATACTCTAAAACTGCTTGTGATAATGGAGAGTATAGAAGTTGTTTTAATCTTGGACTTTTATATAATAACGGTCAAGGTGTGGAGCAAAATTACAATGAAGCTTTTAAATATTATAAGTTAGCTTGTAACAATGGAAAGTATAGAGGTTGTTTCAATCTTGGAGGTTTGTATGTCAATGGTCAAGGCACAAAACAGAGTTATAGCACAGCAAAGGAGTATTATGGCAAGGCTTGCGACTTGGGAGATAAACTTGGCTGCGATGCATTTGCAAAGCTCGACAAAAATGGCTACTAA